The Plectropomus leopardus isolate mb chromosome 2, YSFRI_Pleo_2.0, whole genome shotgun sequence genome has a window encoding:
- the mybphb gene encoding myosin binding protein Hb yields MPTKPAPIKKAAKKEPAKKEEKAPEPAPEPAPAEAAPAEAAPAEAAPAEAAPAEGEAPAAPPAEEAKPPTPPPPADEPTSAPLDLFVEDKNDTSVTIIWSQPEVVGHSGLDGYVIEVCKDGTEDWKVVNEDLQKSCRYIIKNQTTGDRLKIRVVAMNAGGRSPPVALPEAVLVKEVADRPKVRLPRFLRQRYVAQVGAKINLTIPFTGKPKPVVTWTKDGQPLDTKKVNIRSTDRDSILFIRAAEREDSGVYEMCVKVDDFEDKAPLTLQIVELPGPPASMKIVDTWGFNVALEWTAPKDNGNTEITGYTVQKADKKTGEWFTVLDHYHRLNATISDLIMGNTYKFRAFSENKVGVSESAAVTKEEAKILKTGIDYKPPEYKEHDFTEAPKFTTSLTDRATTVGYSTKLLCSVRGSPKPKVIWMKNQMIIGDDPKYRQICVQGICSLEIRKPGNFDGGVYSCKAKNDHGEATVSCKLEVKQAAVADADKK; encoded by the exons ATGCCGACCAAGCCTGCCCCCATCAAGAAGGCGGCTAAGAAAGAACCAGccaagaaggaggagaaggctCCAGAGCCGGCTCCAGAGCCCGCACCCGCTGAGGCTGCCCCGGCTGAAGCCGCCCCTGCTGAGGCTGCACCTGCTGAGGCGGCCCCTGCCGAGGGAGAGGCCCCTGCTGCCCCGCCAGCTGAGGAGGCcaaaccccccaccccacctccACCCGCAGATG AGCCCACAAGTGCTCCCCTGGACCTGTTTGTTGAGGACAAGAACGACACCTCAGTTACTATCATCTGGAGCCAGCCAGAGGTCGTCGGACATTCTGGCCTCGATGGATACGTCATTGAAGTCTGCAAGGATGGAA CTGAGGACTGGAAGGTAGTCAATGAGGATCTGCAGAAGTCCTGCCGTTACATCATCAAGAACCAGACCACCGGAGACCGTCTGAAGATCCGCGTCGTGGCCATGAACGCTGGCGGCCGCAGCCCCCCTGTCGCCCTCCCCGAGGCCGTCCTGGTGAAGGAGGTCGCTG ATCGTCCCAAGGTCCGCCTGCCGCGTTTCCTCAGGCAGAGATACGTCGCTCAAGTTGGAGCCAAGATCAATCTAACCATCCCTTTCACA ggcAAACCTAAACCAGTGGTCACCTGGACAAAGGACGGACAACCCCTTGACACAAAGAAGGTGAACATCCGCAGCACTGACAGAGACAGCATCCTGTTCATCCGTGCAGCCGAGAGAGAGGACTCTGGAGTGTATgagatgtgtgtgaaggtgGATGACTTCGAGGACAAGGCTCCACTCACCCTGCAAATCGTCG agcTGCCAGGGCCTCCTGCCAGTATGAAGATTGTGGACACCTGGGGCTTCAACGTTGCTCTTGAGTGGACCGCACCCAAAGACAACGGAAACACAGAAATCACAGGTTATACAGTCCAGAAGGCCGACAAAAAGACCGGA GAGTGGTTCACTGTGTTGGATCATTACCACAGACTGAATGCCACCATCTCCGACCTCATCATGGGCAACACCTACAAGTTCAGAGCGTTTTCTGAAAACAAGGTTGGAGTCAGCGAGAGCGCTGCTGTTACAAAGGAGGAGGCCAAGATCCTGAAgacag GTATCGACTACAAGCCTCCTGAGTACAAGGAGCACGATTTCACCGAGGCGCCCAAGTTCACCACCTCCCTGACTGACAGAGCCACCACCGTCGGCTACAGCACCAAGCTGCTGTGCTCCGTCAGGGGATCCCCAAAA CCCAAGGTTATATGGATGAAGAACCAGATGATCATCGGAGACGACCCCAAGTACAGGCAGATCTGCGTCCAGGGTATCTGCTCTCTGGAGATCCGTAAGCCTGGTAACTTTGACGGAGGTGTGTACTCCTGCAAGGCCAAGAACGATCACGGAGAGGCAACTGTTAGCTGCAAGCTGGAGGTCAAAC AGGCGGCAGTTGCAGATGCAGACAAGAAATAA